A genome region from Natronobeatus ordinarius includes the following:
- a CDS encoding cytochrome d ubiquinol oxidase subunit II translates to MQGAHAFVTAVLGTDSPASFGPVVPVDEYLIPGLPEFWFGVLLFTLGMYVFLDGFDFGIGMLYATREDEEERELLLAAFGPVWDANEVWLVAFGTVLLAAFPPVYAALLSEHYLLIFAVVFALILRGVTPELREQRDDPEWKRACGRGFVVGSFLSPLFIGTLAGSWVFGTGTLGLPSVLTGVAIVFLSISAGAAYLGMKTTGDLREEMATYGLYASVGYLVTVVLLLAVVFVTDPLGVRGTLLSAPVVAVVVATVVLLAIGAVAAARDATTGWFVATGGVAAALVVLVALFLYPTLYPATGTTVREAVISPLALNVLTVVVVPVLVLVLLYFRYLYSVFSGPVEVGEGYGSSE, encoded by the coding sequence ATGCAGGGTGCGCACGCGTTCGTCACCGCCGTGTTGGGAACGGACTCCCCGGCATCGTTCGGCCCCGTCGTTCCCGTCGACGAGTACCTGATCCCCGGCCTCCCCGAGTTCTGGTTCGGCGTGTTGCTGTTCACCCTCGGGATGTACGTGTTCCTCGACGGATTCGACTTCGGGATCGGGATGCTCTACGCGACGCGCGAGGACGAAGAAGAGCGCGAACTGTTACTCGCGGCGTTCGGGCCGGTGTGGGACGCCAACGAGGTCTGGCTCGTCGCGTTCGGGACGGTACTGCTCGCGGCGTTCCCGCCGGTGTACGCCGCACTGCTCAGCGAGCACTACCTCCTGATCTTCGCGGTCGTGTTCGCGCTCATCCTGCGCGGGGTGACGCCCGAACTCCGCGAACAGCGGGACGACCCGGAGTGGAAGCGCGCCTGTGGTCGCGGGTTCGTCGTCGGGAGTTTCCTCTCGCCGCTGTTCATCGGCACCCTCGCGGGAAGCTGGGTGTTCGGGACGGGAACGCTCGGCCTCCCGAGCGTGCTGACCGGCGTGGCGATCGTCTTCCTGTCGATTTCGGCCGGTGCAGCCTACCTCGGGATGAAGACGACTGGCGACCTCCGCGAGGAGATGGCCACCTACGGGCTGTACGCGAGCGTCGGCTACCTCGTGACCGTCGTCCTGTTACTCGCCGTCGTGTTCGTCACCGACCCGCTCGGCGTCCGCGGGACGCTGCTTTCGGCCCCCGTCGTGGCCGTCGTCGTCGCGACAGTGGTCCTGCTGGCCATCGGGGCGGTCGCCGCCGCCCGAGACGCGACGACCGGCTGGTTCGTCGCCACCGGGGGCGTCGCCGCCGCGCTCGTCGTCCTCGTGGCTCTCTTTCTCTACCCCACCCTGTACCCGGCCACCGGAACGACCGTCCGCGAAGCGGTGATCTCACCGCTCGCGCTCAACGTCCTCACGGTCGTCGTGGTTCCGGTGTTAGTGCTCGTGTTGCTCTACTTCCGGTACCTGTACTCGGTGTTCTCCGGGCCGGTCGAGGTCGGCGAGGGGTACGGGAGCTCCGAGTGA
- a CDS encoding cytochrome ubiquinol oxidase subunit I, whose amino-acid sequence MIEPLLIDPELGSRIQFGGTLSVHIVFAALSVGLAPYIVYFTYKEISTGREKYERLRSFWTKIFAIGFVMGTATGIPMSFQFGTNFPVFAESAGELIGGPLAFESTMAFFLEAVFLGVLLFGRERVSDRVYVLSSVLVMVGAWLSALWILIVNSWMQTPQGYELIEENGVTGLVLTDPIAAYFTPRLFWMYVHMQNAAVISVTLFVAGVAAYFVWTNPDSEPWRGTLKLSVGVLAITSIFQVIHGDMYTRHVVQTQPMKFAAMEALYETKEGAPLHLLAFPRNLADITDPRAEELFTVSIPYLASFLAEADPTGVVYGLEEFDVQNPPVAYVFWSFRTMVFLGFWFIALGLWGVYRMRKGTLFERGRFLKALMASIPLGFVATIVGWYVTEIGRQPWIIQDVQLTSEGVSQTLTSTQVTISLSAFAVAYAILVVIFLVVVRWIVDDELDRVQTDGLERAERERAADRASGSPEEV is encoded by the coding sequence GTGATCGAGCCGCTGTTGATCGACCCCGAACTGGGGAGTCGCATCCAGTTCGGCGGCACGCTCTCGGTTCACATCGTCTTCGCCGCCCTCTCGGTCGGGCTCGCCCCCTACATCGTCTACTTCACGTATAAAGAGATCTCGACGGGTCGTGAGAAGTACGAGCGGTTGCGGTCGTTCTGGACGAAGATCTTCGCCATCGGGTTCGTGATGGGCACGGCCACGGGCATCCCGATGAGCTTCCAGTTCGGGACCAACTTTCCCGTCTTCGCCGAGTCCGCCGGCGAACTCATCGGCGGCCCCCTCGCGTTCGAGTCGACGATGGCGTTCTTCCTCGAGGCCGTCTTCCTCGGCGTCCTGTTGTTCGGCCGCGAACGGGTCAGCGACCGCGTCTACGTCCTCTCGTCGGTGCTCGTGATGGTCGGTGCGTGGCTTTCGGCGCTGTGGATCCTCATCGTCAACTCCTGGATGCAGACGCCCCAGGGCTACGAACTGATCGAGGAAAACGGCGTGACAGGCCTCGTCCTCACCGATCCCATCGCGGCGTACTTCACCCCGCGGCTGTTCTGGATGTACGTCCACATGCAGAACGCCGCGGTGATCTCCGTGACGCTCTTCGTCGCCGGCGTCGCCGCCTACTTCGTCTGGACGAACCCCGACAGCGAACCCTGGCGCGGGACGCTCAAGCTCTCGGTCGGCGTCCTCGCGATCACCTCGATCTTCCAGGTGATCCACGGCGACATGTACACCCGTCACGTCGTCCAGACCCAGCCGATGAAGTTCGCCGCGATGGAGGCGCTGTACGAGACCAAAGAGGGCGCCCCGCTGCACCTCCTCGCGTTCCCACGGAACCTCGCGGACATCACCGACCCGCGGGCCGAGGAACTGTTCACGGTCAGTATTCCATATCTGGCGTCGTTTCTCGCCGAGGCCGATCCGACCGGGGTCGTCTACGGCCTCGAGGAGTTCGATGTGCAGAACCCGCCGGTCGCGTACGTCTTCTGGTCGTTCCGGACGATGGTGTTTCTCGGCTTCTGGTTCATCGCCCTCGGCCTGTGGGGCGTCTACCGGATGCGCAAGGGGACGCTCTTCGAGCGGGGCCGGTTCCTGAAGGCGCTGATGGCGTCGATCCCGCTCGGCTTCGTCGCGACCATCGTCGGCTGGTACGTCACCGAGATCGGCCGCCAGCCCTGGATCATCCAGGACGTGCAGCTTACGAGCGAGGGCGTCTCCCAGACGCTCACGTCGACCCAGGTGACGATCTCACTTTCCGCCTTCGCGGTCGCCTACGCCATCCTCGTCGTCATCTTCCTCGTCGTCGTCAGGTGGATCGTCGACGACGAACTCGATCGCGTGCAGACTGACGGCCTCGAGCGCGCCGAACGGGAGCGAGCAGCCGACCGGGCGTCCGGTAGCCCGGAGGAGGTGTGA
- a CDS encoding right-handed parallel beta-helix repeat-containing protein: protein MGSASAGTDQGVATSDSGSIADYTDDDGVVDTSGLRDAIDDWRNGDADTDLLRDVIDAWRSGEPVVTVENVDLDTTHVTLQDAIDEAEVGNTLELGATTFAEDVTVDVDGLTLRGTDAGESTIDPAEIGITVEADEVTLEGLTFALDDEEADEVDGVHVTTGATAVTIVDNTFQQEQADFSTRVRGIYLEGADATVESNAFEGDGSANTPGIRLRTASEATIAANEFTETSTGVWASGNDARVEDNTFTDVSSWSIRTISGTQEIVNNSIDGGSSGIWLSGGDVVTITENEFETTSSGIRYNGHSVDATITNNVFTGANFGFYVSDFPDQHVGGIELHWNTIAGNGEGVNATHGEGTLDATDNWWGDGSGPSGEGPGDGDSVTENVVYDPWLGAQPGQTITGAVGATDFDQGQESVTQTLGAVDGGEPIEIDFGPHDVSTAVVRVDLSELPATIDDEYRFILDGASVDIDDDDITNAEVHYVPVIAGSDEAAIWLDVEDRFVTIEEFSLTGLDTQSVVTSDEFSYDVTLTDVTLADGTDVTDVRETTETQSFEIVPPEQTLSVDGAFDVSELATGDETATQYFGDAEDLTIDLNRDDVSTVQVNVDLTPLVDRDVDLDGADLENVDVGTNSVANVPTGVWPDRERASVRIADLDGDRTVELSSFEMVDVDLSDAESGDGLAYEIELDQLFIELPGGGAQHQPGAYNFEEIVTDEFDIESSSS from the coding sequence GTGGGAAGTGCGAGCGCTGGGACTGATCAGGGCGTCGCCACCAGCGACTCCGGATCGATTGCCGACTACACGGACGACGATGGCGTCGTCGACACCAGCGGCCTGCGCGACGCCATCGACGACTGGCGAAACGGCGACGCCGACACCGACCTGCTTCGCGACGTGATCGACGCCTGGCGAAGCGGCGAGCCCGTCGTCACCGTCGAGAACGTCGACCTCGACACCACTCACGTGACACTCCAGGATGCCATCGACGAGGCCGAGGTCGGAAATACGCTCGAGCTCGGCGCAACCACGTTCGCCGAGGACGTCACCGTCGACGTCGACGGGCTGACCCTCCGAGGGACGGACGCTGGTGAATCGACGATCGATCCCGCCGAAATCGGCATTACGGTCGAGGCCGACGAGGTCACGCTCGAGGGACTTACCTTCGCGCTCGACGACGAAGAGGCCGACGAAGTGGACGGTGTCCACGTCACCACGGGGGCGACGGCTGTCACGATCGTGGACAATACGTTCCAGCAGGAACAAGCGGACTTCTCGACGAGAGTCAGGGGAATCTACCTCGAGGGTGCCGACGCGACGGTCGAAAGCAACGCGTTCGAGGGAGACGGTTCCGCTAATACACCTGGGATACGGCTCCGGACCGCCAGCGAAGCGACGATCGCCGCCAACGAGTTCACGGAAACGAGTACGGGTGTCTGGGCGTCCGGTAACGACGCCCGCGTCGAAGACAACACCTTCACGGACGTGTCCTCCTGGAGCATCCGCACTATTTCAGGCACGCAGGAAATCGTGAACAACTCGATAGATGGCGGGAGCTCCGGCATCTGGCTCAGTGGCGGCGATGTGGTGACGATTACCGAGAACGAGTTCGAAACCACCAGTAGCGGGATTCGGTACAATGGCCATAGTGTCGATGCGACGATTACGAACAACGTTTTTACCGGTGCAAATTTCGGGTTCTACGTTTCAGACTTCCCTGACCAGCACGTCGGCGGCATCGAGCTGCACTGGAACACCATCGCCGGCAACGGTGAGGGTGTCAACGCAACCCACGGAGAGGGGACGCTCGACGCCACGGACAACTGGTGGGGTGACGGGAGTGGACCGAGCGGCGAGGGCCCGGGCGACGGCGACTCGGTGACCGAGAACGTCGTCTACGATCCGTGGCTCGGGGCCCAGCCGGGCCAGACGATCACGGGTGCCGTCGGCGCGACCGACTTCGATCAGGGACAGGAAAGTGTCACCCAGACCCTCGGCGCGGTCGACGGCGGCGAGCCCATCGAGATCGACTTCGGCCCACACGACGTCTCGACGGCCGTCGTCCGGGTCGACCTGAGCGAGCTCCCCGCGACGATCGACGACGAATACCGATTCATCCTCGATGGGGCGTCGGTCGACATCGACGACGACGATATCACGAACGCGGAGGTGCACTACGTTCCCGTGATCGCGGGGTCCGACGAGGCGGCCATCTGGCTGGACGTCGAGGATCGGTTCGTCACGATCGAGGAGTTCTCCCTGACCGGCCTCGACACCCAGAGCGTCGTCACCAGCGACGAGTTCAGTTACGACGTGACGCTCACGGACGTCACCCTCGCCGACGGTACCGACGTAACGGACGTCAGGGAGACGACGGAGACCCAGTCGTTCGAGATCGTCCCCCCCGAGCAGACGCTCTCGGTCGACGGCGCGTTCGACGTGAGCGAGCTCGCGACTGGCGACGAAACCGCAACCCAGTACTTCGGCGACGCGGAAGACTTGACGATCGACCTCAACCGGGACGACGTCTCTACCGTTCAGGTCAACGTCGATCTGACGCCGCTGGTCGACCGGGACGTCGACCTCGACGGGGCGGATCTAGAGAACGTCGACGTGGGTACGAACTCAGTCGCTAACGTGCCCACTGGCGTCTGGCCGGATCGCGAACGAGCCAGTGTTCGAATCGCGGACCTCGACGGCGATCGGACCGTCGAACTGTCCAGCTTCGAGATGGTCGACGTGGACCTGAGCGACGCCGAATCAGGTGATGGGTTGGCGTACGAAATCGAACTCGACCAGCTCTTTATCGAGCTTCCAGGAGGCGGGGCTCAACACCAGCCTGGCGCCTACAATTTCGAGGAGATCGTTACTGACGAGTTCGACATCGAATCCTCGAGCAGCTGA
- a CDS encoding rhodanese-like domain-containing protein: MDQDELEETLSDLPPSSKYIHQTLTLQGPMTLKDLSVETLLSTRTARYGLDKLEDAGLIDSSPALHDARQTCYRLADEVGEDDHDHRSLVTVEWVRERLSAFERDDPDLVLVEADDEYDRGHPVGAVQIDIMNELVDVGGCGLADQSTFEAFVGERGITEDSTVVIYSTEGNQFAAYLYWLFKYYRHTDVRLLDGGKDALLRSGCPLTTEEPDVTPREYVAQPPDERIRSYRRDVEAALSREIAIVDVRSPAEYEGRRARPSSDLPEARTAGHIPGTIHFLWSEVVDDDGQFRDVDELEQIVEDHGITDDTETIVYCHFGERSAVVWFVLSELLEYRDVSNYDGSWIEWGNLIGAPITVAPEES; encoded by the coding sequence ATGGATCAGGACGAACTCGAGGAGACACTCAGCGACCTGCCGCCCAGTTCGAAGTACATCCACCAGACGCTGACGCTCCAGGGGCCGATGACGCTCAAAGACCTGTCAGTGGAAACCTTGCTCTCCACCCGGACGGCCCGGTACGGCCTCGACAAACTCGAGGACGCCGGGCTGATCGACTCGTCACCAGCGTTGCACGACGCTCGCCAGACCTGTTACCGACTCGCCGACGAGGTCGGCGAGGACGACCACGACCACCGATCGCTGGTGACCGTCGAGTGGGTCAGAGAGCGGCTCTCGGCGTTCGAACGGGACGATCCCGACCTCGTCCTCGTCGAGGCCGACGACGAGTACGACCGCGGCCACCCGGTGGGAGCGGTCCAGATAGACATCATGAACGAGCTCGTCGACGTCGGTGGCTGCGGACTGGCCGACCAGTCGACGTTCGAAGCGTTCGTCGGCGAGCGCGGCATCACCGAGGACAGCACCGTCGTGATCTACAGCACCGAGGGAAACCAGTTCGCGGCGTACCTCTACTGGCTGTTCAAGTACTACCGGCACACAGACGTTCGACTGCTCGACGGTGGCAAGGACGCCCTGCTGCGGTCGGGCTGTCCGCTGACCACCGAAGAGCCCGACGTGACTCCCCGGGAGTACGTGGCTCAGCCCCCGGACGAACGGATTCGGAGCTACCGCCGAGACGTCGAGGCGGCGCTGTCCCGGGAGATCGCCATCGTCGACGTCCGCTCGCCAGCGGAGTACGAGGGCAGGCGGGCACGCCCGTCGAGTGACCTCCCGGAGGCACGGACCGCCGGACACATCCCCGGGACGATCCACTTCCTGTGGTCCGAGGTCGTCGACGACGACGGCCAGTTCAGGGACGTCGACGAACTCGAGCAGATCGTCGAGGACCACGGGATTACCGACGACACGGAGACGATCGTCTACTGTCACTTCGGCGAACGATCCGCCGTCGTCTGGTTCGTCCTCTCGGAACTGCTCGAGTACCGTGACGTCTCGAACTACGACGGGTCGTGGATCGAGTGGGGGAACCTGATCGGCGCACCCATCACCGTCGCACCGGAGGAAAGCTGA
- a CDS encoding ubiD operon protein: protein MAREYITSQAELPEDSDEVITLQVTDAETKEIFRTEARVARSAARLSDPVSLTVVSGPHENQREQWYAEFLSEREVGPIDDRLLRQCARETQSTTDVVNTRSSDLKTLLAYLVETGEYESTSEATRALLMDQFAAEYPTLVESYLEVKSEFDRDELADALSSGRR from the coding sequence ATGGCCAGAGAATACATCACGTCGCAGGCGGAGCTCCCCGAAGACAGTGACGAGGTCATCACGCTGCAGGTGACCGACGCAGAGACGAAGGAGATCTTTCGGACGGAAGCGCGCGTCGCCCGCTCGGCGGCACGCTTATCCGATCCCGTTTCGCTCACCGTCGTCAGCGGCCCACACGAGAATCAGCGCGAGCAGTGGTACGCCGAGTTCCTCTCCGAACGGGAGGTGGGACCGATCGACGACCGGCTGCTTCGGCAGTGTGCCAGGGAGACCCAGTCGACCACTGACGTAGTCAACACCCGCTCGAGCGACCTCAAGACGTTACTGGCGTACCTGGTCGAGACGGGCGAGTACGAGTCGACGTCCGAGGCGACGCGCGCGCTGCTCATGGACCAGTTCGCCGCCGAGTATCCCACCCTCGTCGAATCGTACCTCGAGGTGAAATCGGAGTTCGACCGGGACGAACTCGCCGACGCGCTCAGCAGCGGACGGCGGTGA
- a CDS encoding PaaI family thioesterase, with protein MTDEYETMASYLQEYIDEYHEFLSWLGATVEDVGPGTMTMALPYDDKLTNVRPGANGTPDIHGGVAATLVDTVGGLALRTDFEDPFAGGVATINLNVNYLRPATGDLTATATVVRAGSSVGVTEIVVESPTPDDGPKAVATGQGAYRLFRED; from the coding sequence ATGACCGACGAGTACGAGACGATGGCGTCGTACCTCCAGGAGTACATCGACGAGTACCACGAGTTTCTCTCGTGGCTCGGGGCGACCGTCGAGGACGTCGGCCCGGGGACGATGACGATGGCGCTCCCCTACGATGACAAACTCACGAACGTCCGCCCGGGCGCCAACGGCACGCCGGACATCCACGGCGGCGTCGCCGCGACGCTCGTCGACACCGTCGGCGGACTCGCCCTCCGGACCGACTTCGAGGATCCCTTCGCCGGCGGCGTCGCGACGATCAACTTGAACGTCAACTACCTTCGCCCCGCGACGGGCGACCTCACTGCGACGGCGACCGTGGTGCGTGCCGGCTCGAGCGTCGGCGTGACCGAGATCGTCGTCGAGAGCCCGACGCCCGACGACGGGCCGAAAGCCGTCGCCACCGGCCAGGGTGCGTACCGACTGTTTCGCGAGGACTGA
- a CDS encoding translation initiation factor has product MPEDDPLDDLLDELDAHGDLETAAQVLSIRMEKRRYGKPVTIVEGFDLPPSEVQSIASDLKRSMGTGGTVDDGRIELQGDHRDRVPDLLRERGFQVRE; this is encoded by the coding sequence GTGCCCGAGGACGATCCACTCGACGACCTGCTCGACGAACTCGACGCCCACGGCGACCTCGAGACGGCCGCGCAGGTGCTCTCGATCCGCATGGAAAAACGCCGGTACGGCAAGCCGGTCACGATCGTCGAGGGGTTCGACCTGCCTCCCTCAGAGGTCCAGTCGATCGCCTCGGACCTCAAACGGTCGATGGGAACCGGCGGCACGGTCGACGACGGACGAATCGAACTGCAGGGCGATCACCGCGACCGGGTGCCCGACCTGCTTCGCGAGCGCGGATTCCAGGTCAGGGAGTGA
- a CDS encoding winged helix-turn-helix domain-containing protein, with amino-acid sequence MSLEDGSHEETLTRLREAAMTVREPRNAGELADTVGVAPNTARKYLEQLVDAGLLETVTVGRETRYAPNRKRQYLDQLRALTEEFTKEELTAELAAIRDDVDAWKREYDVDSPDELRISLGEEGLDASDRERRTLDAEDWEYFDRRATMLQQAIALYDSLEAADSSRPRSTA; translated from the coding sequence ATGAGCCTCGAAGACGGTTCCCACGAGGAGACGCTCACCCGCCTGCGCGAGGCGGCGATGACGGTCCGGGAGCCGCGAAACGCGGGCGAACTCGCGGACACCGTCGGCGTCGCGCCCAATACGGCGCGAAAGTACCTCGAGCAGCTCGTCGACGCCGGCCTCCTCGAGACCGTCACGGTCGGTCGGGAGACTCGCTACGCGCCGAACCGGAAGCGACAGTACCTCGACCAGCTGCGCGCGCTCACGGAGGAGTTCACGAAGGAGGAACTCACCGCCGAGCTCGCCGCGATTCGCGACGACGTCGACGCCTGGAAACGCGAGTACGACGTCGACTCGCCGGACGAACTTCGAATCAGCCTCGGCGAGGAGGGCCTCGACGCGTCCGATCGCGAACGACGGACCCTGGACGCGGAAGACTGGGAGTACTTCGATCGCCGAGCGACGATGCTCCAGCAGGCGATCGCACTGTACGACTCCCTCGAGGCGGCCGACTCGAGTCGCCCGCGGTCGACGGCGTAG
- a CDS encoding serpin family protein, with protein MTLDRRTVLALSGALVAGAAGCLGSGDDDGSNDDDTGSGADDGTGRQPDDGFDGYDVPEFPQLDLVTDPDVDEAALAAQVRGNVAFTLALLERLREEEPAENLFVSPYSVSVALAMTYAGARGETAEGMADALRFELEGEELHAAFGALEDEFARRNEDGEEVEQPFDDAGDENDGPAFQLNTANALWGQEGYGFREAFLELLEAYYGAGMQLVDFAGDAEAAREEINAWVEAETNDRIEDLLQEGDVSDLTRLVLTNAIYFLAPWRHDFDPAETAPGPFTGLDGEETEVDLMHQTAELRYAEVEGHQLVELPYANRDTSMVVILPAEGEFEAFEERFSVDRLAIMLEEMSQPEVDLTFPKFGIESRFSLLEVMADLGMPLAGDFSGMDDEGGLEIGEIVHQSFVEVDEEGTEAAAATAVVMDESAPADHVEMVVDRPFLFYIRDRPTETPLFWGRVVDGETLQEE; from the coding sequence ATGACGCTCGACAGGCGAACCGTGCTGGCGCTCTCTGGCGCGCTGGTGGCGGGAGCCGCCGGCTGTCTCGGGTCCGGAGACGACGACGGATCGAACGACGACGACACCGGATCCGGGGCGGACGACGGAACCGGACGCCAGCCCGACGACGGCTTCGACGGCTACGACGTTCCCGAGTTTCCGCAACTGGACCTCGTCACCGATCCCGACGTGGACGAGGCGGCCCTCGCCGCGCAGGTCAGGGGCAACGTCGCGTTCACGCTCGCGTTGCTCGAGCGACTCCGCGAGGAGGAACCGGCGGAGAACCTCTTCGTCTCGCCGTACAGCGTCTCGGTCGCGCTGGCGATGACCTACGCCGGCGCGCGCGGCGAGACCGCCGAGGGGATGGCCGACGCCCTCCGGTTCGAACTCGAGGGCGAGGAACTCCACGCCGCCTTCGGCGCACTCGAGGACGAGTTCGCTCGCCGCAACGAGGACGGCGAGGAGGTCGAACAACCGTTCGACGACGCCGGCGACGAGAACGACGGCCCCGCCTTCCAGCTGAACACCGCGAACGCGCTGTGGGGCCAGGAGGGGTACGGCTTCCGTGAGGCGTTCCTCGAACTGCTCGAGGCGTACTACGGCGCGGGGATGCAACTCGTCGACTTCGCGGGCGACGCGGAGGCCGCCCGCGAGGAGATCAACGCGTGGGTCGAAGCGGAGACGAACGATCGGATCGAGGACCTCCTTCAAGAAGGAGACGTCAGCGACCTGACCCGGCTGGTGCTGACCAACGCCATCTACTTCCTCGCGCCGTGGCGCCACGACTTCGACCCCGCGGAGACGGCGCCGGGGCCGTTCACCGGCCTCGACGGCGAGGAGACGGAGGTCGACCTGATGCACCAGACGGCGGAGCTCCGGTACGCCGAGGTCGAGGGTCACCAGCTCGTCGAGCTCCCCTACGCGAACCGCGACACCAGCATGGTCGTCATCCTCCCCGCCGAAGGGGAGTTCGAGGCCTTCGAGGAACGGTTCTCGGTGGATCGACTCGCGATCATGCTCGAGGAGATGTCCCAGCCGGAGGTCGATCTCACGTTCCCGAAGTTCGGGATCGAGTCCCGATTCAGCCTCCTCGAGGTGATGGCCGATCTCGGGATGCCGCTGGCCGGGGATTTCAGCGGGATGGACGACGAGGGCGGCCTCGAGATCGGCGAGATCGTCCACCAGAGCTTCGTCGAGGTCGACGAGGAGGGGACGGAGGCCGCGGCCGCGACGGCCGTCGTGATGGACGAGAGCGCGCCCGCAGATCACGTCGAGATGGTCGTCGACCGACCGTTCCTGTTCTACATCAGGGACCGGCCGACGGAGACGCCGCTGTTCTGGGGACGCGTCGTGGACGGGGAGACGTTGCAGGAGGAGTGA
- the thrC gene encoding threonine synthase → MELPHVRTLECTLCGETYDPEEIIYTCPEHEGVAGILEVKYDYDEILDRFDEELDGNIDSQWKYRAFLPVADDAAVVTLGEGGTDLLETPRLSEELGVEMRIKNDGTNPTGCFKDRASSVAVTIAREHGRDVVTCASTGNAAASLAAYAARSGLDARIFVPGDAPEGKLVQPLVYGADVLAVEGSYDEAYDLSLEVTDEYGWYNRNAAINPFQVEGKRTVGHELAEQTRGEVPDWVVFSMGDGCTIAGCWKGFSEFADLDFVEETPKMLGVQAEGASGIHDAFHEHDDVDEIADTLADSIAVGRPRNTLKACRALEESGGTAVTVTDEEILAAETLLGRSEGIYAEPAGAAPIAGIQRAVEEGIIAPDETVVAVVTGFGLKDTASAKRATDGVTSIEPTLSAVTTRYDAETESASQP, encoded by the coding sequence ATGGAACTCCCACACGTCCGCACGCTCGAGTGCACGCTCTGCGGCGAGACCTACGACCCCGAGGAGATCATCTACACCTGTCCGGAACACGAGGGGGTCGCGGGGATTCTCGAGGTGAAATACGACTACGACGAGATCCTCGATCGGTTCGACGAGGAGCTCGACGGCAACATCGACTCCCAGTGGAAGTACCGTGCCTTCCTGCCGGTCGCCGACGACGCCGCGGTCGTCACCCTCGGCGAGGGTGGTACCGATCTACTCGAGACGCCGCGGCTGAGCGAGGAACTCGGCGTCGAGATGCGAATCAAAAACGACGGTACCAATCCGACGGGCTGTTTCAAGGATCGGGCCTCGAGCGTCGCCGTGACGATCGCGCGCGAGCACGGCCGGGACGTCGTCACCTGCGCCTCGACGGGGAACGCCGCCGCCTCGCTGGCCGCCTACGCCGCCCGCAGCGGGCTCGACGCCCGGATCTTCGTCCCCGGCGACGCCCCGGAGGGCAAGCTGGTCCAGCCGCTGGTCTACGGGGCCGACGTCCTCGCCGTCGAGGGCAGCTACGACGAGGCGTACGACCTCAGCCTCGAGGTCACAGATGAGTACGGCTGGTACAACCGCAACGCGGCGATCAATCCGTTCCAGGTGGAGGGCAAGCGAACGGTGGGCCACGAACTCGCGGAACAGACCCGCGGCGAGGTGCCGGACTGGGTCGTCTTCTCGATGGGCGACGGCTGCACGATCGCCGGCTGCTGGAAGGGCTTTTCCGAGTTCGCTGACCTCGATTTCGTCGAGGAGACGCCGAAGATGCTCGGCGTCCAGGCCGAGGGCGCCAGCGGCATCCACGACGCCTTCCACGAGCACGACGACGTCGACGAGATCGCCGACACGCTCGCCGACAGCATCGCCGTCGGCCGGCCGCGCAACACCCTGAAAGCCTGCCGTGCGCTCGAGGAGAGCGGCGGCACCGCGGTCACGGTCACGGACGAGGAGATCCTCGCGGCCGAAACGCTCCTCGGACGCAGTGAGGGGATCTACGCCGAACCGGCGGGCGCGGCGCCGATCGCGGGGATTCAGCGAGCCGTCGAAGAGGGAATCATCGCGCCCGACGAGACCGTGGTCGCGGTCGTCACCGGCTTCGGCCTGAAAGACACTGCGAGCGCGAAACGGGCGACCGACGGCGTCACCAGCATCGAACCGACGCTTTCTGCGGTCACGACGCGCTACGACGCCGAGACGGAGTCGGCGTCACAACCCTGA
- a CDS encoding DUF5786 family protein, with the protein MGFGSYDESEQREPDADFDEDDGVTAEEHAHEGTIEFENGASSDELIERLKEIKDEE; encoded by the coding sequence ATGGGATTCGGTAGTTACGACGAATCCGAACAGCGCGAACCCGACGCGGATTTTGACGAGGACGACGGGGTGACGGCCGAAGAACACGCCCACGAGGGGACGATCGAGTTCGAAAACGGTGCCTCGAGCGACGAGCTGATCGAACGCCTCAAAGAGATCAAAGACGAGGAGTGA